A segment of the Frankineae bacterium MT45 genome:
GGCGGTCTCCTGCTCGCGGACGACCTCCTGCACACCCTCGGCCCCGAGCCGGGCCAGCAGCCGGTCGCGGACCATCCCGCGAGTCCAGTCCACGAGTTGCCGGCGGCGCTTGCGCTCCAGCCCGCCGTTCTCGGCCAGCTGGGCGCGATGCTTGCCGATCTTCGCCCAGACCTTGTCGAGATCGAGGTTGTTCAGGCCGCTGCAGGTGAGCACCGGCGTCTGCCAGTCGCCCTCCTCGCCGCGGAGCAGGCGCAGTGCGGCCGAGAGCTCACGGGCGGCCCGCTGACTCTCCTCGGCCAGTGGCCCGTCGGCCTTGTTCACCGCGATGACGTCGGCGATCTCAAGGATTCCGCGCTTCATCCCCTGCAGCGAGTCACCGGTGCGGGCCAGCGTGAGGAAGAGGAACGTGTCGACCATGTCGGCCACCACGAACTCCGACTGCCCGACCCCGACCGTCTCGACCAGGACGATGTCGTAGCCGGCCGCCTCCATGACGATCATCGACTCGCGGGTGGCGGCGGCGACCCCGCCGAGCGTCCCGGAGCTGGGTGACGGGCGGACAAAGGCGTTCTCGTCGGCGGCCAGCCGGCTCATCCGGGTCTTGTCGCCGAGGATGCTCCCGCCCGTTCGCGTGGAGGAGGGGTCGACGGCGAGTACGGCGACCCGATGCCCGGCGGCGGTGAGGTTACTGCCGAGCGCGTCGATGAAGGTGGACTTGCCGACGCCGGGTACCCCGGTGATACCGACGCGCTGTGCATTGCCGGCATGCGGCAGTAGCGCGGCCAGCAGCTCCTGCGCGGCGGCCCGGTGATCGGCGCGGCGTGACTCGACCAGGGTGATCGCCCGGCCGATCGCCGCCCGATCACCTTTGATTATCTGCTCGACCCGAGTGGAAACATCCATCTCGCGGTCAGCCCGCCGAGGAGAGCTGCTTCGCCAGGATGTCCAGCAGTTCCAGGGCAGCCGGCGCGATCACGGTGCCGGGCGGGAAGATCGCGGCGGCACCGGCGGCCCGCAGCTCGTCGAAGTCCTGCGGCGGGATGACCCCACCGACCACGATGAGTACGTCCGGGCGGCCGAGGGCGGCCAGCTCGTCGCGCAGTGCCGGGACCAGCGTGAGGTGCCCGGCGGCGAGGGAGTTGACGCCGACCACGTGCACGTCGGCCTCGATGGCCTGGCGGGCCACCTCGGCCGGGGTCTGGAAGAGCGGGCCCACGTCGACGTCGAAGCCGAGGTCGGCGAAGGCGGTGGCGATCACCTTCTGGCCGCGGTCGTGCCCGTCCTGACCCATCTTGGCCACCAGGATGCGGGGGCGGCGACCGTGCTCGGCCTCGAACTCGTCGGTGGCCGCGCGCGCCTCGGAGATCACGCTCACGTTCCCTGCCTCCTCCCGGTAAACCCCGGAGATCGTGCGGATCTGCCCCGCATGCCGACCATAGACCTTCTCCAGCGCGTCACTGATCTCACCGACGGTGGCCTTGGCCCGGGCCGCGTCAATCGCCAGATGCAGCAGGTTCTGCTCCAGCCCGGCCGCGCGCGTCCCCTCCAGCGCGGCACCGGCGGCGTTGGTCAGACGGTCGAGGGCGGCCAGCGTCTCGTCGATGTCGCGCTCCTCGCGCAGCCGGCGCAACTTCTCCACCTGCTGCTGGCGCACCGAAGCGTTGTCGATCTTGAGAACGTCCATCAGCTCTTCGTTCTCGGGGCGGTACTTGTTCACGCCGATCACCGGCTGCCGACCGGAGTCGATGCGGGCCTGGGTGCGGGCCGCCGCCTCCTCGATGCGCAGCTTCGGCAGCCCGGCGTCGATCG
Coding sequences within it:
- a CDS encoding LAO/AO transport system kinase, whose protein sequence is MDVSTRVEQIIKGDRAAIGRAITLVESRRADHRAAAQELLAALLPHAGNAQRVGITGVPGVGKSTFIDALGSNLTAAGHRVAVLAVDPSSTRTGGSILGDKTRMSRLAADENAFVRPSPSSGTLGGVAAATRESMIVMEAAGYDIVLVETVGVGQSEFVVADMVDTFLFLTLARTGDSLQGMKRGILEIADVIAVNKADGPLAEESQRAARELSAALRLLRGEEGDWQTPVLTCSGLNNLDLDKVWAKIGKHRAQLAENGGLERKRRRQLVDWTRGMVRDRLLARLGAEGVQEVVREQETAVLEGSVTPVQAADAILRALD